A genomic region of Synechococcus sp. NOUM97013 contains the following coding sequences:
- the cysK gene encoding cysteine synthase A: MPIASDITALVGRTPLVRLNRLPQAFGCKAEILAKLESFNPTASVKDRIAGAMVEAAERDGTIEPGRTVLVEPTSGNTGIALAMVAAARGYRLILTMPDTMSTERRSMLRAYGAELQLTPGSEGMQGAINLARELVDEIPEAYLLQQFDNPANPAVHAQSTAEEIWSDTDGSLDAFVAGVGTGGTITGCARVLRERRPNLQVVAVEPAASPVLSGGSAGPHRIQGIGAGFVPPVLDPDLIDEVMAISDDEAMDIGRRLAREEGLLSGVSSGAAVAAALQLGQRPSMEGRRIVVILASFGERYLSTPMFSAASVLPARRDGQL; encoded by the coding sequence TTGCCCCAGGCCTTTGGTTGCAAAGCTGAGATCCTCGCGAAGCTCGAAAGCTTTAATCCCACCGCTTCGGTAAAGGATCGGATTGCCGGAGCCATGGTGGAGGCTGCCGAGCGTGACGGCACCATCGAACCAGGCCGAACGGTGTTGGTGGAACCCACCAGTGGCAACACGGGCATTGCTTTGGCCATGGTGGCTGCCGCCCGTGGTTATCGGCTCATCCTCACGATGCCCGACACGATGAGCACGGAGCGGCGATCGATGCTTCGCGCTTATGGCGCCGAGCTTCAGCTCACGCCAGGCAGTGAGGGCATGCAAGGTGCCATCAATCTGGCCCGTGAGTTAGTAGACGAGATCCCAGAGGCCTATCTGCTGCAGCAGTTCGACAATCCTGCGAATCCAGCCGTGCATGCCCAGTCCACGGCTGAAGAGATCTGGAGCGACACCGATGGTTCTTTGGATGCCTTTGTTGCCGGTGTGGGAACCGGTGGCACCATCACCGGTTGTGCAAGGGTGCTGCGGGAGCGTCGGCCAAATCTGCAGGTGGTGGCGGTAGAGCCTGCAGCCAGTCCTGTCTTGTCGGGTGGATCCGCCGGGCCTCATCGCATCCAGGGCATCGGGGCTGGATTTGTTCCCCCTGTGTTGGATCCTGATCTGATTGATGAGGTGATGGCCATTTCCGATGACGAAGCCATGGATATCGGTCGTCGTTTGGCCAGGGAAGAAGGGTTGCTGTCTGGTGTGAGCAGTGGAGCCGCTGTGGCCGCTGCACTGCAGCTGGGTCAGCGCCCCTCGATGGAGGGGCGCCGCATCGTGGTGATTCTTGCCAGCTTCGGAGAGCGCTATCTCTCGACACCAATGTTCAGTGCTGCTTCGGTACTGCCGGCGCGGCGGGATGGTCAGCTTTGA